The Streptomyces sp. NBC_01268 genome segment TGTCCGGGCTCCAGCCGGGACCGGCCGCGCCCACCGAGACGGGGTGGCCGAGCAGCGGGGAGAGTTCGCCCGAGACGGCCTTCGCGGCGGCCGAGGCGTCCACGCCGGGCAGCAGCAGCACGATCGCACCGCCGTGCACGGTCTTCAGGCCGGACATGCGGTACGCGTACGAGGAGGCCCACACGACCGCGCGCCCCTGCTCGCCGCCCTCCGGGCGGGCCACCACGACGACGTGCGGCTTGCGCAGGTCGAGGCCGAGACGGCGGGCGCGCTGGGCGATCTGCTGCGGGGCGTGCTGCGGCTCGGAGAGCAGGTCGTCGAGGAGTTCGTCGCGGACGGGGCCCTCGGCGACGGCGGTGGAGCGCTGCATCAGGAGCAGGAACGCGACGGACTGGGCGGCGAGTTCGAGGAGTCGTTCGTCCTCGCCGGTGAGCGGGGTGGCGGCGCGGACGACGAGGACGCCGAGGTCCTCGGAGCCGGCGAGGACCGGTGCGACCCAGGTCTGGTCGCCGGCGCCGTCGAGGTGGCCGCGGTCCCCGGGCGGTCCCGGCGGTCCCGGTTCGCCCGCGGTGAGGACGGGGCGGCGGCCCGCGTGGGCGTCGAGCGACGCCTTGGCGACGGCGTCCTCGTCGAGGCCGGGCAGCTCCCCGGCCTGGACGAGGGTGCGCCCTCCGGGGTCGCGGACGAGGACCGCCCCGTCGAGGGCGTCACCGGCGGCGGTGGCGACGTTGCGCAGGTCGCCACCGGCCAGGATCAGGTTCATGATGCGGCTGTGCGCCTCGCCGATGTAGCGCATGCGGGTGAGGCGGGTGCGGGCGCGGGAGCTGTCCCGTTCGAGCTCGGTGACCTCGGCCCTGGTCTGGTCGAGGAGCCCGGACTTCTCGGTGGCGACGGCGGCGAGGTCGGCGAGCGCGGCGACGAGGGCGATCTCGTCGGCCGTGTACCGGCGGGTGCTGCGGTCGGCCCCGTAGAGCACGCCGAGGGTGGAGTCGCCGGTGCGCAGCGGCACGGCGAGGACGCCCCGGAGGCCTTCGGCCCGTACGAGGTCGTCTATGGCGGCGGAGTGCGCGAAACGCGGGTCGGCGAGGTAGTCCTCGGTCCAGGCGGGCTCGCCGAGCGCGTGCACCAGGCCGCCGAGTCCGTCCCCTTCGAAGAGGGTGGGACAGCCGGCCGGGTCGAGTGCGGTGAGGGCGCCTTCGGCGCTGTGCAGGAGGCGGCCGCCGTGCGGACCGCGCAGGGTGACGCAGGCCAGGTCGAGGCCGAGGACGCGCTTGGCGCGGCGGGTGACGACCCGCAGCAGGCCGTCCAGGTCGTACGGGAGGGTCAGGTCCCGCGTGGTGTCGAGGAGGGCGGCGAGTCCTTCCTCGCGCTGCTCGCGGCGGGCGAGGGAGCAGCTGACGCCGGTGGCGAGGTGAACGGCCTTTTCCAGGGCGCGGAGTTCACTCTCGGGGAGGCCTGCCACCCTTGCCTGGTCGAGCAGTTCGGCGAACCGGCCCGGTGGGGCCTGTCGGGCCAGCAGCTCCAGGACGGTGAGCGCGTCGGCGCCCCCGCCTCCGTCCGCGCTGTCGTAGGACATGCCTCAACTCCCTCCGCTGGCCGAAAGTAATTCGGTCGTCGACGTCGGTCAACGGTGAGATCGACCACTTCATTCCCCTTTGGGTCCGACAGCACGTCACAGGCCTGCCGGACGCCTGTCGGACGTCTGCCCGACTCCGTCGGAGTGCCGCCGGACGCCCGTCGGACTCCACCGGAAGCCCGTCAGGCCAGGCTCGCCGCCATGCCGGCCACGGCCGCAACGGGCCGCAGCCACAGGCCGCTCGCCTGGGTCGGGACGCGGGGCAGCCCGGCGTCCCGCACGGTCAGCACGGAGCGGTGCAGCCGGCGGAGCCGCGCCGAGGGCTCCCGGCCGCCGTCCCGCTGGAGGCCGACGCAGAGTCGGCGGTAGGCCTCCAGGGCGTCGTCGGCGCGCCCGGAGCGCAGCAGGGCGACCATGAACTGGCCGTGCAGCGACTCGTTGACGGGGTGCCGGGCGGCGAGGACGGCGAGTTCGGGGACCATCTCGACGTGCCGGCCGAGCCCGAGCTGCGCCTCGACCCACTGGTCGAGCACGCTGAGCCGGGAGGCTTCGAGCCGCTCGGTCTCCGCGCGGAGCCGGGGGCCCGCGTCGACGCCCGCGTACGGTTCGCCGCGCCACAGGGCGAGGGCTTCGCCGAGGCGGAGCGCGGCGCGCGGGAGGTCACCGGCCTCCATGGCGCGGTATCCGGCTCCTGCCGCGCGCTCGAACTGCCAGACGTCGTGGGAGCCGCCGCCGGTGTCGAGGCGGTAGCCGCCGGACTGCGCGGCGAGGACGGTCTCGGCGGTGCGCCCGTCGGCGTCCTCGCCCGCCCGGTCGCCGACGGCGGTCAGGCCCTCCGTGAGCGCGGCGGCGATGAGCGCCCGCAGCCCGAGGACGTGCGAGTGGAGCTCGACCCGGGCGCCGCGCGGCGCGCCGGACGGCCACACCTCCTCCATGAGGACGGTGACCGGAACGACCTGATCGGCACTGGCGGCGAGCAGGGCGAGCAGTTGTCGTGGCGCGGCGGCGGTCGGGGTGATCGACACCCCGTTCTCGCGTACCGACAGCCCTCCCAGGATCCGGACGTCCACTTTGCCCCCTCAGCGTCTGTGCACGGGATGACCCTCGATGATTAGAAAAGAGACCGCGATGCATGTCAATAAGAAACCGGACGGTATGGAATCGCCGGACCCCGAGGGCGGCGTTTTCGTCCCTTTTCTACCGATCCGCCCTCATCAACGCGACATCAAGGGCCGACGAAACGTACTCGCGAATCCAGATACTGGACCCACGGGTATGATTTGGGGATCGTTTTCAGGCAGCCGTGCAGGTGTCATCCGGCCAGCATCTCAAAGAAACCGCCATGGCGGTTTGATTTAACGTGTCGAAGACACCCTAGGGGCGCTCGTCCGGCACTCCGAGTGCCCGCGCACCCCGGCCGGGCTCCAGGTCGAGCATGGTCAGCACGGAGGGGACGACGATGCTGGGCAGGAGATGGTGGTAGAGCGCCGAGGCCCATCGCTCCATCGACGAGCGGTGCCCTTCGAGCGCGTGCGACATCAGATTCAGCCCCGCGTAGGAGCCGACGACCAGCGGGGCGACCTCCTCGGGATCGGCGTGCGGAAGCAGCTCGCCGCCCTCCTTCGCCGCGTTGAGCAGCCGCAGGTTGATCTCGGTCCACTCCCGGTAGGGGCCGCTCCGGTTGAGCT includes the following:
- a CDS encoding helix-turn-helix domain-containing protein, coding for MSYDSADGGGGADALTVLELLARQAPPGRFAELLDQARVAGLPESELRALEKAVHLATGVSCSLARREQREEGLAALLDTTRDLTLPYDLDGLLRVVTRRAKRVLGLDLACVTLRGPHGGRLLHSAEGALTALDPAGCPTLFEGDGLGGLVHALGEPAWTEDYLADPRFAHSAAIDDLVRAEGLRGVLAVPLRTGDSTLGVLYGADRSTRRYTADEIALVAALADLAAVATEKSGLLDQTRAEVTELERDSSRARTRLTRMRYIGEAHSRIMNLILAGGDLRNVATAAGDALDGAVLVRDPGGRTLVQAGELPGLDEDAVAKASLDAHAGRRPVLTAGEPGPPGPPGDRGHLDGAGDQTWVAPVLAGSEDLGVLVVRAATPLTGEDERLLELAAQSVAFLLLMQRSTAVAEGPVRDELLDDLLSEPQHAPQQIAQRARRLGLDLRKPHVVVVARPEGGEQGRAVVWASSYAYRMSGLKTVHGGAIVLLLPGVDASAAAKAVSGELSPLLGHPVSVGAAGPGWSPDSVSRLYLEAMRCLDAMGALGGSGAAASVQDLGFLGLLLSDDHDVDGFIESAIGPVLDYDAERFTDLTRTLEAYFASGGSPTNAAEALHVHPNTVSRRLERIGELLGAEWQKPGHVLEVQLALRLQRTRDVLARQRADLRDTRGTTPSCERPGA
- a CDS encoding AfsR/SARP family transcriptional regulator — encoded protein: MDVRILGGLSVRENGVSITPTAAAPRQLLALLAASADQVVPVTVLMEEVWPSGAPRGARVELHSHVLGLRALIAAALTEGLTAVGDRAGEDADGRTAETVLAAQSGGYRLDTGGGSHDVWQFERAAGAGYRAMEAGDLPRAALRLGEALALWRGEPYAGVDAGPRLRAETERLEASRLSVLDQWVEAQLGLGRHVEMVPELAVLAARHPVNESLHGQFMVALLRSGRADDALEAYRRLCVGLQRDGGREPSARLRRLHRSVLTVRDAGLPRVPTQASGLWLRPVAAVAGMAASLA